In a single window of the Antennarius striatus isolate MH-2024 chromosome 3, ASM4005453v1, whole genome shotgun sequence genome:
- the asb6 gene encoding ankyrin repeat and SOCS box protein 6 yields the protein MPFLHGFRRIIYEYQPLVDAVMRAVGLEQGGSDPQDRVRPPQEDPGVCSSLVELLEQESQSDVFVEGISYALFKVAEQGLVDVAEILLRYGADINFEDPVSYYNPLHIAVLRNRPRMVRLLVDHGADMEKRDKIHESSPLDLASEESERLPCLLALLDMGADVNATDKRAKTALLHAFASSDGVTVHNTENIQLLLERGADVNAVTSSGESVESSLVFLMKEALDSSEEEASRIGVFCVAAARLLLAHGEDPSCCLAPEDGGGSEPSLMQTGLEHFDLLFPLAVLLVQSGAPLVCTQHGAPCWSFDSLFFQRLQAVLRQCSDPSRAADILEQAEALLDMARVDQPVLDLPPTLDFPLSGADSHPYTQALLDLYNRAVEQKASPPTLQCLCRTFIRARLRPWPLGARVQALPLPDALKVFLLPERTYTPKPGWDRFRPQSQR from the exons ATGCCGTTCCTCCACGGGTTTCGGAGGATCATCTATGAGTACCAGCCGCTGGTGGATGCTGTGATGCGGGCGGTGGGGCTGGAGCAGGGTGGATCTGACCCCCAGGACAG GGTCCGGCCTCCCCAGGAGGATCCTGGGGTTTGTAGTTCTCTGGTGGAGCTTCTGGAGCAGGAGTCCCAGTCCGACGTGTTTGTGGAGGGCATCAGCTACGCCCTGTTCAAGGTGGCCGAGCAGGGGCTGGTGGACGTGGCTGAAATCCTGCTGCGCTACGGCGCGGACATCAACTTTGAGG ACCCGGTGTCGTACTACAACCCTCTGCACATCGCGGTTCTGAGGAACCGCCCTCGTATGGTGAGGCTGCTGGTCGACCACGGAGCCGACATGGAGAAGAGAGACAAG ATCCATGAGAGCAGTCCTCTGGACCTGGCCTCGGAGGAGTCGGAGAGACTCCCCTGCCTGCTGGCGCTGCTGGACATGGGCGCCGACGTGAACGCCACTGACAAACGTG CTAAAACGGCGTTGCTGCACGCCTTCGCCAGCAGCGACGGCGTCACCGTGCACAACACGGAGAACATCCAGCTTCTCCTGGAGCGAG GCGCCGACGTGAACGCCGTCACCTCCAGCGGCGAGTCGGTGGAGTCATCGCTGGTGTTCCTGATGAAGGAGGCTCTGGACTCCAGTGAGGAGGAGGCGTCCCGGATTGGCGTCTTCTGCGTGGCGGCGGCGCGGCTCCTCCTGGCGCACGGCGAGGACCCCAGCTGCTGCCTGGCGCCGGAGGATGGCGGCGGCAGCGAGCCCTCACTGATGCAGACGGGCCTGGAGCACTTCGACCTGCTGTTCCCTCTGGCGGTGCTACTGGTCCAGAGCGGCGCCCCCCTGGTCTGCACCCAGcacggcgccccctgctggtcgttCGACAGCCTGTTCTTCCAGCGGCTGCAGGCGGTGCTGCGGCAGTGCTCCGACCCGAGCCGCGCCGCCGACATCCTGGAGCAGGCCGAGGCGCTGCTGGACATGGCGAGGGTGGACCAGCCGGTTCTGGACCTGCCCCCCACCCTGGACTTCCCCCTGTCCGGGGCAGACTCCCACCCCTACACCCAGGCCCTGTTGGACCTGTACAACCGCGCTGTGGAGCAGAAAGCCAGCCCCCCCACGCTGCAGTGCCTCTGCAGGACGTTCATCAGGGCCCGTCTCCGGCCATGGCCCCTGGGGGCCCGGGTCCAGGCCCTCCCTCTACCCGACGCGCTGAAGGTGTTTCTGCTACCCGAGCGCACGTACACCCCCAAACCCGGCTGGGACCGCTTCAGGCCCCAAAGCCAGCGCTAA
- the LOC137592672 gene encoding carnitine O-acetyltransferase-like, producing the protein MLAVLVKSALRSGWAKPCVRVRPAAHIPERTLAHQEGLPKLPVPPLKQTCERYLAALEPLVSREELDHTRALVEEFLRGGVGERLQRGLERRARKTDNWLSEWWMQAAYLDCRMPVAVYTSPGVVLPRMRFQDRQGQMRFAAKLIAGVLDFKSLIDRDALPVEHLSGKPLCMDQYHQILSSCRVPGPKRDTVVNHTLGKAPPTHITVVHNFQFFVLEVYGSDGAPLTVDQLQVQLEKIWNSSLQTNKEPVGILTSQHRNTWGKAYNHLIKDKTNKESVRSIQKSIFTVCLDAPMPRVSEDVYLSRVAAQILHGGGARWNSGNRWFDKTLQFIVGEDGTCGLVYEHAPAEGPPIVYLIDHVVKYMQRTETLPSPMIPLAMPQKLRFNITPEVKRDIEKAKQNMNMMVHDLDVKVLAFAHFGKNVPKQHEMSPDAFVQTALQLAYFRIYSSCCSTYESASLRMFRYGRTDVIRSTTTDSLNFIRGMEDPSRPNAERLALLQKTIQTHKDNTYDAIHGQAIDRHLLGLKMLSIEDLTSMPEIFMDTSFAVAQHYNLFTSQVGSRTDCVMCVGPMVPDGYGVCYNPMEEHVNIAITAFNSCEDTNAARFARAVEDALLDMRALLGGQ; encoded by the exons ATGTTGGCCGTTTTAGTCAAATCCGCG CTGCGCTCCGGCTGGGCGAAGCCGTGCGTCCGGGTCCGACCGGCGGCGCACATCCCGGAGAGAACCCTGGCGCACCAGGAGGGTCTACCCAAGCTGCCCGTGCCCCCCCTGAAGCAGACGTGTGAGCGCTACCTGGCCGCCCTGGAGCCCCTGGTGAGCCGGGAGGAGCTGGACCACACCCGGGCGCTGGTGGAGGAGTTCCTGAGGGGGGGCGTCGGCGAGCGGCTGCAGAGGGGCCTGGAGCGCCGGGCACGCAAGACGGACAACTGG CTGTCGGAGTGGTGGATGCAGGCGGCCTACCTGGACTGCCGCATGCCGGTGGCGGTCTACACCAGCCCGGGGGTCGTCCTGCCCCGAATGCGCTTCCAGGATCGACAGGGACAGATGAG GTTCGCTGCCAAATTGATCGCTGGAGTTCTGGACTTTAAGAGTCTGATCGACAG AGACGCCCTCCCTGTGGAGCACCTGAGTGGGAAGCCCCTGTGTATGGACCAGTACCACCAGATCCTGTCCTCGTGTCGCGTCCCGGGTCCGAAGAGGGACACGGTCGTCAACCACACCCTGGGgaaagccccgcccacccacaTCACCGTGGTCCACAACTTCCAG TTCTTCGTCCTGGAGGTGTACGGCAGCGACGGCGCCCCCCTGACAGTGGACCAGCTCCAGGTGCAGCTGGAGAAGATCTGGAACTCCTCCCTGCAGACCAACAAGGAGCCGGTCGGCATCCTGACGTCCCAGCACCGCAACACCTGGGGCAAAGCCTACAACCACCTGATCAAAG ATAAAACCAACAAGGAGTCGGTGCGCTCCATCCAGAAGAGCATCTTCACCGTGTGCCTGGACGCGCCGATGCCTCGCGTGTCGGAGGACGTGTACCTGAGCCGCGTGGCGGCGCAGATACTGCACGGGGGCGGAGCTCGCTGGAACAGCGGCAACCGCTGGTTCGACAAGACGCTGCAG TTCATCGTGGGCGAAGACGGGACGTGTGGTCTGGTGTACGAACACGCCCCCGCCGAGGGCCCGCCCATCGTCTACCTCATCGATCACGTGGTTAAATACAT GCAGAGGACGGAGACGCTTCCATCTCCCATGATTCCTTTGGCCATGCCTCAGAAGCTGCGCTTCAACATCACGCCCGAAGTCAAGAGGGACATCGAGAAGGCCAAGCAGAACATGAACAT GATGGTTCACGACCTCGACGTCAAAGTTCTCGCCTTCGCTCACTTCGGGAAAAACGTCCCCAAGCAGCACGAGATGAGTCCCGACGCCTTCGTCCAGACGGCGCTGCAGCTCGCCTACTTCAG GATctacagcagctgctgctccacctaTGAGAGCGCGTCGTTGCGGATGTTCAGGTACGGGCGGACGGACGTGATCCGCTCCACGACGACGGACTCGCTGAACTTCATCCGGGGGATGGAGGACCCGTCCAGACCG AACGCGGAGCGGCTGGCGCTGCTGCAGAAGACCATCCAGACGCACAAGGACAACACCTACGAC GCGATCCACGGACAGGCCATCGACCGACACCTGCTGGGCCTGAAGATGCTGAGCATCGAGGACCTGACCTCCATGCCGGAGATCTTCATGGACACCTCGTTCGCCGTGGCGCAGCATTACAACCTGTTCACCAGCCAG GTGGGCTCCCGGACCGACTGCGTGATGTGCGTGGGTCCGATGGTGCCGGACGGCTACGGCGTGTGCTACAACCCCATGGAGGAGCACGTCAACATCGCCATCACGGCGTTCAACAGCTGCGAGGACACCAACGCCGCCCGCTTCGCCCGCGCCGTGGAGGACGCGCTGCTGGACATGAGGGCGctgctgggggggcagtga
- the LOC137592689 gene encoding immediate early response gene 5-like protein: MECALDAQDLISMSLRKIQSSRTQRGGIKLHKNLLVTYVLRNARQFYVSKNLSQPPRTRPYEDASAAAARQRHDRLELTGSFTEFSDDFYCNFTGVESDTWHCGAQQPADADADAAHQDASPCAMLPPGDPELLPPESCWSCAEKPPWESPILIPNPQANQKTVLDLDTHVVTTVTNGYFPSDCCAQSKPPQGTLGYNKKRKLDTSFHIADPDFYLADFGPLPWKRSRADEESPSDADAEPLDSSDISNLISALGSGGLSDLEQIFTQTIRLKPKRLGGSGWTRAIEAF, from the coding sequence ATGGAGTGCGCTCTGGACGCGCAGGACCTCATCTCCATGTCCCTGAGGAAGATCCAGAGCTCCAGGACGCAGCGCGGGGGCATCAAGCTGCACAAGAACTTGCTGGTGACCTACGTGCTGAGGAACGCCCGCCAGTTCTACGTGAGCAAAAACTTGTCGCAGCCGCCGCGGACGCGTCCGTACGAGGACGCGTCCGCGGCGGCGGCGCGTCAGCGGCACGACCGCCTGGAGCTCACCGGGAGCTTCACGGAGTTCTCGGACGACTTCTACTGCAACTTTACCGGCGTGGAGTCGGACACCTGGCACTGCGGCGCGCAGCAGCCCGCGGACGCGGACGCGGACGCGGCGCACCAGGACGCGTCTCCGTGCGCGATGCTTCCGCCGGGAGACCCCGAGCTGCTGCCGCCCGAGTCCTGCTGGAGCTGCGCGGAAAAACCCCCGTGGGAGTCCCCGATCCTGATCCCGAACCCGCAGGCCAACCAGAAGACGGTGCTGGACCTGGACACGCATGTGGTCACCACCGTCACCAACGGATACTTCCCCTCGGACTGTTGCGCGCAGAGCAAACCGCCGCAGGGCACGCTGGGATACAACAAGAAGCGAAAGCTGGACACAAGTTTCCACATCGCGGACCCGGACTTCTATTTAGCGGATTTCGGGCCGCTGCCGTGGAAACGGAGCCGGGCTGACGAGGAGTCGCCCTCGGACGCGGACGCGGAGCCGCTGGACAGCAGCGACATCTCCAACCTGATCTCGGCGCTGGGCTCCGGGGGGCTCTCGGACCTGGAGCAGATCTTCACCCAGACGATCCGCTTGAAGCCCAAACGGCTGGGGGGCAGCGGCTGGACCCGGGCCATCGAAGCCTTTTGA
- the adamts13 gene encoding A disintegrin and metalloproteinase with thrombospondin motifs 13: MVLTALFRLLLMLFAAAAAAAATATAPLMTCPSGEVPGPSSNQEVSPGSPDSVKRRAPRSPPRSPPPPLPDVTHLELLVVVGPDVQQVHKQDTERYILTNLNIASELLRDATLGANMRVHLVRMIILSEPEPEIRMSSNISSSYRSVCDWGRRINPPNDSDPLHADMLLYITRYDLVLPNGNNQVRGVAQLGGACTREWSCVITEDTGFDLGITITHEIGHSFGIDHDGAGNTCGEGRFMMAADGGYSSVDLTWSPCSRQQLLTFFSQGRAGCVTDLPVLGGTLQDWKPGLYYGVDDQCRIAFGSSARACSFTPPDLPACRALSCHLDPHDDASCNRLLVPLLDGTECAPRQWCLKGRCVAPEQPGGSLVVHGSWSDWSDFSPCSRTCGGGVTHRTRKCNNPRPAFGGDDCHGLDVEAELCHRRSCDSTQLAFMAEQCSRTDPDPLYLQPGSASFYTWIPAVGVAQGDDLCRYMCQSQGEDFIVSRGAHFVDGTRCEPDPPPPFGSTAACLRGRCQLFGCDGVLGSGTTKDVCGVCGGDGSTCTLTSDTYTGGQAQEYATFLSLPVNATQVHVVNRAPLFTHLAAAAGDRYLVSGTGSMALNTTRPSPLDDDRLVYRLHLTPDLLPELEEVFLPGPLQEEINIQVFRRYGKEYGEKTDPDISYRFYAPARNSTRGTWAVSTTPCSASCGSGVQTHRYVCVDEDTRNQLEEHACEAPPPATPPPTSCRLRPCPPRWVSGPFGPCSAPCGGGERVRPVRCVQGHGADAFEVLDSECSPHSAPNAAEKCNLQACPARWNVSDVGACSAVCGPGESRRVVRCIRSEGGRDVEVEPNFCSAQIKPAASVPCVVDVCPVGWETNRDLPVLPSGWMPRSRHAPVYVWSPIISRCSKTCGNGTQRAWFSCVDHLTRLGVPDLYCDATTRPPPHSEACNTAPCPPMWRSKLGVCSVTCGGGVATRMLYCAAETEGAETPVEDSACGDAPKPAAVVSCNTQSCPARWRVVRTAPCSVTCDLGVAQRTVSCVQSAHGRESQVSEERCAGAVKPAPTAPCLVQVCTFRWEVTAWSQCSVPCGNGIQSRGVSCRGPSGPRPLSPLLCMHMPKPITIQACTVGGCEEAGPTETPAHHKAAPPSPTATTTPTAATPEPGVCGRLLLEEAGTVDLSHVTGRCTVAIGRPLDEVIEVKVESGSLDCRKREYLMFFDRLALVRQCEQVSGRRRTTRTNVLLLRQNLLTPGNGVVLTYRSQKNRKKSLHQDCDLQLFAPSGVFENPTTPNSNHTCRVLINAPPSVKISIQAMHIEPVTNSSGSRSTYIMIRDMDVLKTTVFQAPQLFQWRSSGNMAEVEFHGDFLRSKGSFRAGYHFLPPSD, from the exons ccgGAGATCCGCATGTCCTCCAACATCTCGTCGTCCTACAGGAGTGTGTGCGACTGGGGGCGCAGGATAAACCCCCCCAACGACTCGGACCCGCTTCATGCCGACATGCTGCTCTACATCACCAG GTACGACCTGGTGCTGCCCAACGGGAACAACCAggtgaggggcgtggcccagctGGGCGGGGCTTGCACCAGGGAGTGGAGCTGCGTGATCACGGAGGACACCGGCTTCGACCTGGGGATCACCATCACTCACGAGATCGGACACAG TTTTGGGATCGACCACGACGGCGCCGGGAACACCTGCGGCGAGGGACGCTTCATGATGGCCGCCGACGGCGGCTACAGCAGCGTGGACCTGACGTGGTCGCCCTGCAGCCGGCAGCAGCTGCTCACATTCTtcag TCAGGGGAGGGCTGGTTGTGTGACGGACCTCCCGGTCCTGGGGGGCACGCTGCAGGACTGGAAACCGGGTCTGTACTACGGCGTGGACGACCAGTGCAGGATCGCCTTCGGCAGCAGCGCCAGGGCGTGTTCCTTCACCCCCCCTGACCTG CCGGCCTGCCGGGCCCTGTCCTGCCACCTGGACCCCCACGACGACGCCTCCTGCAACCGCCTGCTGGTGCCGCTGCTGGACGGGACGGAGTGCGCCCCCCGCCAG TGGTGCCTGAAGGGCCGCTGCGTGGCCCCCGAGCAGCCTGGGGGCTCGCTGGTGGTCCATGGGTCCTGGTCCGACTGGTCCGACTTCTCCCCCTGCTCCAGGacgtgtggtgggggggtcacgcATCGCACGCGCAAATGCAACAACCCCAG GCCCGCTTTTGGGGGGGACGACTGCCACGGGTTGGACGTGGAGGCGGAGCTCTGTCACCGCCGG TCATGTGACTCCACCCAGCTGGCCTTCATGGCGGAGCAGTGCTCCCGGACCGACCCGGACCCCCTCTACCTGCAGccaggctccgcctccttctACACTTGGATCCCCGCTGTGGGCGTCGCTCAAG gtGACGACCTGTGCAGGTACATGTGCCAGTCCCAGGGGGAGGACTTCATCGTGAGCCGCGGTGCCCACTTTGTGGACGGGACCCGCTGCGAGCCGGACCCCCCGCCCCCGTTTGGCTCCACGGCGGCTTGTCTGAGGGGGCGGTGCCAG CTGTTTGGCTGCGACGGCGTGCTGGGCTCGGGGACGACGAAGGACGTGTGCGGGGTGTGTGGCGGCGACGGGTCCACCTGCACTTTGACCTCTGACACCTACACAGGTGGTCAGGCACAAG AGTACGCCACCTTCCTGTCTCTGCCGGTGAACGCAACCCAGGTCCACGTGGTCAACAGGGCGCCTCTCTTCACGCACCTGG CTGCGGCGGCGGGCGACCGCTACCTCGTCTCCGGGACGGGCAGCATGGCGCTGAACACGACCCGCCCCTCGCCGCTGGACGACGACCGTCTGGTGTACCGCCTCcacctgacccctgacctcctacctgagctggaggaggtgttcCTGCCCGGACCCCTGCAGGAGGAAATCAACATTCAG GTGTTTCGCAGGTACGGAAAAGAATACGGCGAGAAAACCGACCCCGACATCAGCTACCGCTTCTACGCTCCCGCCAGGAACTCCACTAGAGGAACATGGGCCGTCTCCACCACGCCATGCTCCGCCTCCTGCGGATCAG GTGTGCAGACGCATCGGTACGTCTGTGTGGATGAAGACACCAGGAACCAGCTGGAGGAGCACGCGTGTGAAGCTCCGCCCCCGGCCACACCGccacccacttcctgtcggcTCCGCCCCTGTCCCCCCAG GTGGGTCTCGGGGCCGTTCGGGCCCTGCAGCGCCCCCTGTGGGGGCGGAGAAAGGGTGCGTCCCGtgcgatgcgttcagggacacGGAGCCGACGCATTCGAGGTCCTGGATTCTGAATGTTCGCCTCATTCAGCTCCAAACGCTGCAGAGAAATGTAACCTGCAGGCGTGTCCAGCCAG ATGGAACGTGTCGGATGTGGGGGCGTGTTCGGCCGTGTGCGGTCCGGGGGAGTCCAGACGGGTCGTGAGGTGCATCCGATCTGAGGGGGGGCGGGACGTGGAGGTGGAGCCAAACTTTTGCTCCGCGCAGATCAAACCGGCGGCGTCCGTCCCCTGCGTGGTCGACGTTTGCCCCGTCGGGTGGGAAACTAACAGGGACCTGCCGGTGCTGCCGTCCGGTTGGATGCCCCGGTCCAGACACGCCCCCGTCTACGTCTGGAGTCCAATCATCAGCCGGTGCTCCAAGACCTGTGGCAACG GAACCCAACGGGCGTGGTTCTCCTGCGTGGACCACCTGACCCGGCTGGGGGTCCCCGACCTCTACTGTGACGCCACCACCAGGCCGCCGCCCCATTCTGAGGCCTGCAACACGGCGCCCTGCCCCCCCAT GTGGCGCTCTAAGCTGGGGGTCTGCAGCGTGACCTgtggagggggcgtggccaccAGGATGCTCTACTGCGCTGCCGAAACAGAAGGGGCGGAGACACCGGTGGAGGACTCGGCGTGCGGCGACGCCCCCAAACCAGCGGCGGTGGTTTCCTGTAACACCCAGAGCTGCCCCGCCAG GTGGAGGGTGGTCAGGACGGCCCCCTGCTCCGTGACCTGTGACCTGGGCGTGGCTCAGAGGACGGTTTCCTGCGTCCAGTCCGCCCACGGCAGAGAGAGCCAGGTGTCGGAGGAAAGGTGCGCCGGCGCCGTCAAGCCCGCCCCCACGGCGCCCTGCCTGGTGCAGGTGTGCACCTTCAGGTGGGAGGTGACGGCGTGGAGCCAG TGTTCGGTCCCGTGTGGGAACGGGATCCAGTCCCGGGGCGTGTCCTGCAGGGGCCCCTCGGGGCCGCGGCCCCTCAGCCCCCTGCTGTGCATGCACATGCCCAAACCAATCACCATCCAGGCCTGCACCGTGGGCGGCTGCGAGGAGGCGGGGCCGACAGAGACGCCGGCGCATCACAAGGCAGCGCCGCCGAGCCCGACAGCGACCACGACCCCAACCGCCGCCACGCCCGAGCCGG GCGTGTGTGGGCggctcctcctggaggaggcGGGGACGGTGGACCTGAGTCACGTGACAGGCCGCTGCACGGTGGCCATCGGTCGCCCCCTGGACGAGGTCATCGAGGTCAAAGTGGAGTCCGGATCCCTGGACTGCAGGAAGA GGGAGTACCTGATGTTCTTCGACCGCCTGGCGCTGGTGAGGCAGTGCGAGCAGGTGTCCGGGCGCCGGCGCACCACCAGAACCAACGTCCTGCTGCTGCGCCAGAACCTCCTGACCCCCGGCAACGGCGTGGTGCTCACCTACCGGTCCCAGAAGAACCGCAAGAAGAGCCTGCATCAGG acTGTGATCTCCAGCTCTTCGCCCCCAGCGGCGTCTTTGAGAACCCGACCACGCCCAACTCCAACCACACCTGCCGGGTCCTGATCAACGCCCCCCCATCGGTGAAGATCTCCATCCAGGCGATGCACATAGAACCCGTGACCAACTCCTCCGGGTCCCGGTCTACCTACATCATG ATCCGGGACATGGACGTCCTGAAGACCACCGTGTTCCAGGCCCCCCAGCTGTTCCAGTGGCGTTCCTCAGGGAACATGGCCGAGGTCGAGTTCCACGGCGACTTCCTGCGATCCAAAGGGAGCTTCAGGGCGGGGTACCACTTCCTGCCCCCGTCAGACTGA